A window of Argopecten irradians isolate NY chromosome 1, Ai_NY, whole genome shotgun sequence contains these coding sequences:
- the LOC138308884 gene encoding uncharacterized protein has protein sequence MDKIPTIHMNEITKYKLDQKNPFSTAIAFPNTLAPLSQPIAVIVTHHIRFTVPLCHSPKSPSPPLSVTPRDLLPHPSLSLPRSPFQPLSVTPRDLLPRPSLSLPKISFQTPLCHSPNLLPHPSLSLPEITFPTPLCHSPRSPSPLLSVTPRDLLPHSSLSLPEISFHTPLCHSQRSPSTLLSVTPRDLLPYLSLSLPEISFHTPLCHSPRSPSLPLSVTPRDLLPHSSLSLPEITFPTPHCHSPISPSPLLFVTPRDLLPYLSPSLPKISFPTPHCHSPRSPPPLLSVTPRDLLPHSSLSLPEIPSPTPHCHSPDIPFPTPLCHSPEISLPTPLCHSSRSPSPLLTVTPGDLLPNSSLSLPEISFPTPQCHSPRSPSLPLSVTPRDVLPHSSLSLPEISFPTPLCHSPRPPTPLLTVTPRDLLPHSSLSLPDMPFSTPLCHSPRSPSLPLSVTPQVLLPHPSLSFPEISFPTSLCHSPRSLSPLLTVTPRDPFPHSSLSLPEISDPTPHCYSPRFPSPHLTVTPRYPLPHSSVTPRDLLPFPSLSLPEISFPTPLCHSPRSPSPPLSVTPRDLLPHPSLSLPEISFPTSDCHSPRSPSPLLTVTPRDPLPCYSLSLPEISFPTSLCHSPRSPSPLLTVIPRDFLPHTSLSLPDIPFPTPLCHSPRSPSLPLSVTPQDLLPHSTLSLPEIPSPTPLCHSPEISFPTPLCHSSRSPSPLLTVTPGDLLPHSSLSLPEISFPTSLCHSPRSPSPLLIVTPRNFLPHSSLSLPEISLPTPLCHSPRSPSPLHTVTPRDLLPHSSLSLPDILLPHSSLSLPDMPFPTPLCHSLRFPSLPLSVTPQVLLPHPSLSFPEISFPTPLCHSPRSLSPLLTVTPRDPLPHSSLSIPEISFPSPQCHSPRFPSPHLTVTPRYPLPHSSLSLPEISFPTPLCHSPRSTSLPLSVTPRDLLPHSSLSLLEISFPTPHCHSPRYPSPPLTVTSRYSLPHSSLSLPEISFPTSLCHSPRSPSPILSVNPRDLLPHSSLSLPEISFPTPHCHSPRSPSPLLTVTPRDPLPYLSLSLLEIPFPLQIAYSSLSLLLLFPTPLCYSPLVDGPVSKTLFYTHTNNLRLPRLEVIMVF, from the coding sequence ACCCTTATCCCAACCAATCGCTGTCATTGTTACTCACCATATTCGCTTCACTGTCCCTCTCTGTCACTCCCCGAAATCTCCTTCCCCACCCCTCTCTGTCACTCCCCGAGATCTCCTTCCCCACCCCTCTCTGTCACTCCCGAGATCTCCTTTCCAACCCCTCTCTGTCACTCCCCGAGATCTTCTTCCCCGCCCCTCATTGTCACTCCCCAAGATCTCCTTCCAAACCCCTCTCTGTCACTCCCCAAATCTCTTGCCTCACCCCTCTCTGTCACTCCCCGAGATCACCTTCCCCACCCCTCTCTGTCACTCCCCGAGATCTCCTTCCCCACTCCTCTCTGTCACTCCCCGAGATCTCCTTCCACACTCCTCTCTGTCACTCCCCGAGATCTCCTTCCACACTCCTCTCTGTCACTCCCAGAGATCTCCTTCCACACTCCTCTCTGTCACTCCCCGAGATCTCCTTCCCTACCTCTCTCTGTCACTCCCAGAGATCTCCTTCCACACTCCTCTCTGTCACTCCCCGAGATCTCCTTCCCTACCTCTCTCTGTCACTCCCAGAGATCTCCTTCCACACTCCTCACTGTCACTCCCCGAGATCACCTTCCCCACTCCTCACTGTCACTCCCCGATATCCCCTTCCCCACTCCTCTTTGTCACTCCCCGAGATCTTCTTCCCTACCTCTCTCCGTCACTCCCCAAGATCTCCTTCCCCACTCCACACTGTCACTCCCCGAGATCCCCTCCCCCACTCCTCTCTGTCACTCCCCGAGATCTCCTTCCCCACTCCTCTCTGTCACTCCCCGAGATCCCCTCCCCCACACCTCACTGTCACTCCCCCGATATCCCCTTCCCCACTCCTCTCTGTCACTCCCCCGAGATCTCCTTGCCTACCCCTCTCTGTCACTCCTCGAGATCTCCTTCCCCACTCCTCACTGTCACTCCCGGAGATCTCCTTCCCAACTCCTCACTGTCACTCCCCGAGATCTCCTTCCCCACTCCTCAGTGTCACTCCCCGAGATCTCCTTCCCTACCTCTCTCTGTCACTCCCCGAGATGTTCTTCCCCACTCCTCACTGTCACTCCCCGAGATCTCCTTCCCCACTCCTCTCTGTCACTCCCCGAGACCCCCTACCCCACTCCTTACTGTCACTCCCCGAGATCTCCTTCCCCACTCCTCACTGTCACTCCCCGATATGCCCTTCTCCACTCCTCTCTGTCACTCCCCGAGATCTCCTTCCCTACCTCTCTCTGTTACTCCCCAAGTTCTCCTTCCCCACCCCTCTCTGTCATTCCCCGAGATCTCTTTCCCCACTTCTCTCTGTCACTCCCCAAGATCTCTTTCCCCACTCCTCACTGTCACTCCACGAGATCCCTTCCCCCACTCCTCTCTGTCACTCCCCGAGATCTCCGACCCCACTCCTCACTGTTATTCTCCGAGATTTCCTTCCCCACACCTCACTGTCACTCCCCGATATCCCCTTCCTCACTCCTCTGTCACTCCCCGAGATCTCCTTCCCTTCCCCTCTCTGTCACTCCCCGAGATCTCCTTCCCCACCCCTCTCTGTCACTCCCCGAGATCTCCTTCCCCACCCCTCTCTGTCACTCCCCGAGATCTCCTTCCCCACCCCTCTCTGTCACTCCCCGAGATCTCCTTCCCCACTTCTGACTGTCACTCCCCGAGATCTCCTTCCCCACTCCTCACTGTCACTCCCCGAGATCCTCTTCCCTGCTACTCTCTGTCACTCCCCGAGATCTCCTTCCCTACCTCTCTCTGTCACTCCCCGAGATCTCCTTCCCCACTCCTCACTGTCATTCCCCGAGATTTCCTTCCCCACACCTCACTTTCACTCCCCGATATCCCCTTCCCCACTCCTCTTTGTCACTCCCCGAGATCTCCTTCCCTACCTCTCTCTGTCACTCCCCAAGATCTCCTTCCCCACTCCACACTGTCACTCCCCGAGATCCCCTCCCCCACTCCTCTCTGTCACTCCCCCGAGATCTCCTTCCCTACCCCTCTCTGTCACTCCTCGAGATCTCCTTCCCCACTCCTCACTGTCACTCCCGGAGATCTCCTTCCCCACTCCTCACTGTCACTCCCCGAGATCTCTTTCCCTACCTCTCTCTGTCACTCCCCGAGATCTCCTTCCCCACTCCTCATTGTAACTCCCCGAAATTTCCTTCCCCACTCCTCACTGTCACTACCCGAGATCTCCTTACCCACTCCTCTCTGTCACTCCCCGAGATCACCTTCCCCACTCCACACTGTCACTCCCCGAGATCTCCTTCCCCACTCCTCACTGTCACTCCCCGATATTCTCCTTCCCCACTCCTCACTGTCACTCCCCGATATGCCCTTCCCCACTCCTCTCTGTCACTCCCTGAGATTTCCTTCCCTACCTCTCTCTGTTACTCCCCAAGTTCTCCTTCCCCACCCCTCTCTGTCATTCCCCGAGATCTCCTTTCCCACTCCTCTCTGTCACTCCCCAAGATCTCTTTCCCCACTCCTCACTGTCACTCCACGAGATCCCCTCCCCCACTCCTCTCTGTCAATCCCTGAGATCTCcttcccctctcctcaatgtcaTTCTCCGAGATTTCCTTCCCCACACCTCACTGTCACTCCCCGATATCCCCTTCCTCACTCCTCTCTGTCACTCCCCGAGATCTCCTTCCCCACTCCTCTCTGTCACTCCCCGAGATCTACTTCCCTTCCCCTCTCTGTCACTCCCCGAGATCTCCTTCCCCACTCCTCTCTGTCACTCCTCGAGATCTCCTTCCCCACTCCTCACTGTCACTCCCCGAGATATCCTTCCCCACCCCTCACTGTCACTTCCCGATATTCCCTTCCCCACTCCTCTCTGTCACTCCCCGAGATCTCCTTCCCTACCTCTCTCTGTCACTCCCCGAGATCTCCTTCCCCAATCCTCTCTGTCAATCCCCGAGATCTCCTTCCCCACTCCTCACTGTCACTCCCCGAGATCTCCTTCCCCACTCCTCACTGTCACTCCCCGAGATCTCCTTCCCCACTCCTCACTGTTACTCCCCGAGATCCCCTTCCCTACCTCTCTCTGTCACTCCTCGAGATACCCTTCCCACTACAGATCGCCTACTCCAGTCTGTCGCTGCTCCTCCTTTTCCCCACCCCACTTTGTTATTCTCCTCTCGTCGACGGACCAGTATCTAAGACGTTATTCTACACCCATACAAACAACCTACGTTTACCTCGTTTGGAAGTGATTATGGTGTTCTAA
- the LOC138315886 gene encoding RNA polymerase II subunit A C-terminal domain phosphatase SSU72-like, with the protein MIIFKMVDAAIKFAVVCSSNQNRSMEAHNFLSKRGYRVKSFGTGSQVKLPGPAPDRPNIYDFNTTYDEMYNDLAEKNPALYTQNGILHMLDRNRRIKPKPERFQSSAERFNVIITCEERVYDQVIDDLENRLKDQNEPVHIVNLDIQDNHEEATIGALMICDLAGMLVESDDLDNDMDEIIQDFETTAQRPILHTVIFY; encoded by the exons atgataattttcaaaatggtcgACGCTGCAATAAAATTCGCTGTGGTTTGCTCTAGCAATCAAAATAGAAGTATGGAAGCACATAATTTTCTCAG TAAACGAGGATACCGTGTCAAGTCATTTGGGACAGGAAGCCAAGTAAAACTGCCAGGACCTGCTCCTGATCGTCCAAACATCTATGATTTCAATACAACATATGACGAGATGTACAATGACTTGGCGGAGAAGAACCCAGCACT ATATACTCAGAATGGAATCCTGCACATGTTGGACAGGAATCGCAGGATCAAACCAAAACCTGAGCGCTTTCAGTCGTCTGCCGAGAGATTCAACGTCATTATAACATGTGAGGAGCGTGTTTACGACCAGGTGATTGATG ATTTGGAGAACCGCTTAAAGGACCAGAATGAACCAGTACACATTGTCAACCTGGATATACAAGATAATCACGAAGAGGCTACTATTGGAGCACTTATGATTTGTGATCTGGCGGGTATG TTGGTGGAATCCGATGACCTGGATAACGACATGGATGAAATTATTCAAGATTTTGAGACAACAGCACAACGACCTATTCTTCATACAGTTATATTCTATTGA